The Schistocerca piceifrons isolate TAMUIC-IGC-003096 chromosome 5, iqSchPice1.1, whole genome shotgun sequence DNA segment GCAGCTCACTGCAACACCAGCAGACACGCGTCTCATCAACTATGCACAGAGTgtagtgtacatgtgtgtgtgtgtgtgtgtgtgcgtgtgtgtgtggagggtgtgGCAGCGGTACTCACTCGACGTTCCGGCCGCAGGACGCTGGGTACACCATGGAGAGGCGCAGCCGGTTGTCCGGCCCGATGACGTACATGGCCCTCACCGTCATCGCCTTCTCCACGTTGTCCTTGTCGCGCTCGTCGATCATGTCCAGCTTGACGGCCAGCTCGCGCGTCTCGTCGGACACGATGGGGTACGGGAAGTCGCCGGGAATGTCCTTACAGTACGACTTGATGTCCTGTAGACAACACAGGGGTGATAGCCATGAGCTCTAGTGTGATATGGAGGTGTTATGGATCTCATCTCGCTCTCAATTCAGTCAGAGTTAGCCAGTAGTGTGGAACACTCACGTTGACCCAGTCGACGTGGTCCTTGAGCTTGTCACAAGAGAGCGCCAGCAGCTTGACTCCTCGCTTCTGGAACTCCGGGTTGTGGACGGCGATGCGGCCCAGCTCTGTGGTACACACCGGCGTGAAGTCTGCCGGGTGTGAGAACAGAACACACCACCTGTGGAGCAAAGGTACAAATACACAGATTAAACTTAAGTACCATTCTAATCCACAGCTCTATTGTCAGTTTGAAATTGTCCTTATGAGCTGAATTCCTAATTATTATTTGATAACGTAAACAGAATTTATATTTTGGGGTGTTCTTTTTTCTACTGTACGATCAGAAATTTGATCGCTGAAGTTTTGTAGATTTTGTTTGAAAAACAAATGGCCACCATTGCCAATTAATCGTTATTTTTTAAACGTAATCATAGgaaaatgttctacagatgttactaggtaatgcatcaaaTATTTATAATATTCCATTTCAGGTTTTTTAAAATCTTATTCCCGTCTCCAATACAAAACAtttggaaacaaaaaaaagaaaaagtatttaTCCTCTAGAAACCCATTATAAACATTTTAACCGCTTAAAAACAATTAGTTCTCGTTAAAATGCGCATTCATGAATGATTTTTTATGAGGCGAATTATTCAGCGTTGGTTTAGAGTAACAGACGCAAGAAATGGGTAATGGATATTTGTGAATGATATAGATTTTCCCATAAACATGACTGCTTCAGAAAGTTACAACTGCGAAAAAAAGTTAATGTGGCCACACTGTCTGACGTGTAGAAAAAGAGCTCTTAAATAGTATATTTCACGTTATCATAAACTGGATATCCAGGACAAAAATGTGTATTCCTGACATAAGATCAAACCATGAACTACTCTATAAGGAAGAAGGAATTTCACTGCTTTCGTAGTACTAAACTTAGAAGACTGTCCATTTTTTagcagccggtgtggccaagcggttctaggcgcatcagtctggaaccgcgcgaccactaggtcgcaggttcgaatcctgccacgggcatggatgtgtgtggtgtccttaggttagttaggtttaagtagttctgagttctagttgactgatgacctcagaagtttagtcccatagtgctcagagccatttgaaccatttattagcaCTAATTACACTAGCTGAAACTAGGAATCTTCTGTTAACCACATTATTAATGACTGGAGAGCGACTGGTAGTCCACGTTTGAAGTTTATAAATCATCCACAGGTGCGATGGAGTTTTATACTTTATAACAGATAAGATTTACATTTACCGAAACAACCTGCAAAACGTCgcagaattacaatgaaataaaatatgtgatttgttttttatttgtgcaaAATCAGTGTGGCTGAGGACAGGAAATGGGTTTGGTAATTTGCGAATGAAATCAGTGTAAAAGTATAATGGCAGTAAAAATAACAGTACGATTCATGTTATCAAATTACGACACTGTTACTGCTAGTGGGTGGtcaataaaaaaattgattttatcgTTTTTCTCTCTAATTATGACGCGGCAGGTAGAGTGCACGAAATTTAATGCGACAGACAGAAACATCAGTTATTGCGCTAAGGTCTAGTATGTTCTCATAAAATGGTGGCGGTTCTGGTAGATTCTCTATAGGAACTACTGATAGAAATACCATTTCCCAGAGTCAAAATACGGTAACTACTAATGCTCCATAAACTTATTTCAGGAGCTTTAATAGTGAAATTATAATTAGCCATAGCAATGCGACCCTGtgaacaaaattaaattatatttgATTCTACATGGTATGTAACTGAGGAGGCGAAAACGAAAGTTACGACTGTGtcaaacagaaaatggagaaaaaggcagatggaaacccagacAGCGGAGGTTAAAAATGTTTGCACTTCGGGAGTCGTGACTGGTTGAGGAAGATAGTTCTTGGGAGCATAgctttttgaaaaagaaatttcggtAGTCAGACGACAAACGAAAACTTCACATTAGGAAGTGGCATTGAACTCGCAGGTAGACATTTACACGAACAAAGAAAAAATTGAAGGAAAATGTAGTCGGCATATTTCCGAAAAAATATGGCGTATAGCGACAAAAGAATAGCATAGGTAATGGATCTTAGTATAATTAAAGCAAGTGGTTCCGTGAAAATTAGCTTATGTAAAGAGAGCTTGAAGGTAGAAGAGTTTTGTTGTTTGCCAAGCACAATAACTGGAAATGGCAGAACTGAGGAGGATGTATCATACAGGTGCTGGTTGACATTAGGAAAAAAAGCTGTTATGAAAAAGAGAACTACGTTAACATTTAATAGCCGTCCGGagaagccgtgcggttctaggcgctacagtctggagccgagcgaccgctacggtcgcaggttcgaatcctgcctcgggtatggatgtgtgtgatatccttaggttagttaggtttaattagttttaagttctaggtgactgatgacctcagaagttaagtcgcatagtgctcagggccatttgaaccattttgaacatttaatataaattgtttctgaaagtatttcagcGGAGCTTAGCCAGATATGGAAGAGAAGTACGAACAATTAACTGTACAGACAAGATGTAAATACAAGCTTTGGTGGAACGGAAGAACGCTGAAGCTTGGATGACTAGATCGGAAtgctaatgaagagatactgaaacaAGGAGGAAAAACACATTCATGGCACAACTTGGTTAAAAGAACGCGTTGGTTGATAGAAGAAAGCCTCAGGcataacaaaatctttcatttagtaACAGAGGTAGTTTTACAGAGACAAAAAGATTAGCTTAGTGTGGAGAGGAACATGAACCAGTTTCCGCTTCGAAGGCCACGAAATTAAAATTAGGGAATTAGATTGCAACCTCATTTACTTTTACGAAGTGGAACGCACAGGTAGGTGGACTAGTTGCTGTACAACAAGGCAGTGACATATTGGTGTATTAACTAATTGTTTTATAGACGCATGACGTCGTGGGAAACAAAAATAGCGGTATTCCGTAGAAAGgtgaaacaaacagaaatgtgaGTATTGCAGCTGGGGTACTCACGAGTCGCCTTTCCACTTGTAGAAGTCCAGGGGCCCCTGCGTGGAGGGCGCCTTGAAGTTGGGTACGATGCTCTCGAGCTTCATGCTGCCTGCCTCTGTGCCTCTGTTCTGGTGGCCGGTGGTGTGCAGACTGGCTTGGGAAGGCTGCGGCCGCTGCTTATATCTGCCGCGCTCCCTGCTGTGTCACCCAACACTAGTGCTGCTGTCGGCCAGTCACTGCGAGAACGCTGCGCGCGGCGCTCTTCACCCGTGCTGCTAGCCGGCCAGAAATCACTGCGTCATTCGTACTGCGATAAGCAAGGCCTGGCTTACTCCCACCCGACAACTGCTGCTTTCCAGCGGAAGCAAAACAACGGGCGCTTGTTCCTGCTTCTAcgccacatctacgtctacatatattgTCTATGTGTTAttatatggtgcatggtggaaggtaccttgtaccaatactagtcattccctttcctgttccacccgcaaatggAGCGAAGGGAAAACGACTATAAGCTTCCGCTCGAGCCGCGATTTTCTTATCTTGTGTTAGTGTGCTTACGTGAGACTTACatttgtggcagtagaatcgttccgcatTAGTATTTCGCGGAAAGGTCTTCTCTAGCGATTCCCATTTCAGTTTACAAAGCATTTCCGCAATACTCATGTATTCATCGAATCTACTAGTTACAAACCCTGTAGCACgtgtctgaattacttcgatgtcttcccgtGATCCGACCAGATGGGGGCTACAAATATTTGAGAAGCACTCAAGAACGGCTCGCACTAGTGATCTAcatgcagtttcctttacagataAGCTACAGTTTCCTACAGTTCTCCCAATAgccgaagtcgaccgttcgccttctATTCAACCCgcattacgtgctcgttccatttcatgtcgctttacaACGCTACGCCTATTTAACCCATGtgtctgtgtcaagcagaacaccagTAACGTTGTACTGAacgtgtaagtacgctgtttatgttttcttactggcaacgttacgtagcgctctgtatgaaaatcactggctgtgctgtgtgcagtctgtggctagtttgcattgttgtctgccattgtagtgttgggcagctggatgtgaacagcgcgtagcgttgcgcagttggaggtgagccgccagcagtggtggatgtggggagagaaatggcggagttttgaaatttgtaagactggatgtcatgaactgctatgtatattatgatttttcaacactattaaggtaaatacattgtttgttctctattaaaatctttcatttgctatctatgcctatcagtagttagtgccttccgtagtttgaatcttttctttagctggcagtagtggcgctcactgtattgcagtagttcgagtaacgaagatttttgtaagtgatttgtgaaaggtataggttaatgttagtcagggccattcatttgcagggatttttgaaagtcagattgcgttgcgctaaaaatattgtgtgtgttggtcatagtatatgcacaatatgtgagaagtagggactgttagtgtttgcacgtgtgttaataattcagcaagggactggataacagcattgctggttctaaggacaattccaaaaaactttgtgagtgcacaagtggtggttatggacttgctatattgtccgcaagactcttcgatggtgattgtgcacctgcacagttgcaacagatggctgctggccatctctacaaggactacagtgggtctgcatctttgatgacccaccaataccattatttctacaaggactacagtgggtctgcatcttcgatgacccaccaataccgtaatctctaccaggactacagtgggtctgctctgtg contains these protein-coding regions:
- the LOC124798330 gene encoding peroxiredoxin-6-like isoform X1, whose amino-acid sequence is MKLESIVPNFKAPSTQGPLDFYKWKGDSWCVLFSHPADFTPVCTTELGRIAVHNPEFQKRGVKLLALSCDKLKDHVDWVNDIKSYCKDIPGDFPYPIVSDETRELAVKLDMIDERDKDNVEKAMTVRAMYVIGPDNRLRLSMVYPASCGRNVDELLRVIDSLQLTDRLKVVATPANWTPGTKVMILPHVPDQDLPKLFPGGVERVSMPSGNNYVRTTTDY